The nucleotide sequence CGGAACACGTCACGCGGCGTTGTCACGTTGGTTGACCGGGTGGGATCATCTTCTGGTTGATCGTGCTGGATGGGGCTGTTCGTGGGGGCCGTGCCGCCGTCGTACAAGGGGCACCGGTACCCGCTCGAGGTCATCTCCCACTGCGTGTGGCTGTACCACCGCTTTCCCCTGTCATTCCGCGAGGTCGAGGAGCTCATGCTCGAACGTGGGATCGTCGTCTCCTACGAGACGGTGCGCCGCTGGTGCGCCAAGTTCGGGCAGCAGTACGCGAGCGCGCTGCGCCGCCGACAGTCCCGGCCTGGTGACACATGGCACCTGGACGAGGTCTGCATCAAGATCAACGGGGAACAGAAGCACCTGGCGGGCCGTCGATCAGGACGGCAATGTCCTGGACATCCTCGTGCAGGACCGCCGGGACAAGGCCGCGGCCAGACGCTTCCTGCGACGCCTCCTGAAGAAGACCCGCACGGTGCCACGGGTGATCGTCACCGACAAGCTCCGCTCCTACGGCGCGGCCCACCGCGAGGTCATGCCCTCCGTCGAACACCGGCAGTCGAAGTACCTGAACAACCGGGCCGAAAACAGCCACCAGCCGACCAGGCAGCGCGAACGCGCGATGAAAGGCTTCCGCTCCATGGGCGGAGAACAGCCGTTCCCGTCCGCGTTCAGCGGCATCCCGCCCCGCCTCCGGGCCCGCCGCCATCTGACCCCCGCATCCGACTATCGAGCCGAGATGACCGTCCGCTTCACGATCTGGGAACAGATCACCAGCGTTGCCGGCCCGCCCACCACGCCATGAGCACACAGCCGCAACCCGACTCCACCACGCCCCGGCACACCGTCAGACACCCACACACCCAACAACGTGACAACGTGACAACGCCGGATGACGCCGTACAGGTCTCCGCCGTCCGCACGGCGGCCGACCACCTCGTCCGATCCGAGCCTGTTCGGGCTCTGAGGAACAAGGACGCCCACGCGTCCGCCGGCTCCGGCTCGTGCCCGGTGTCGTAGAACGCACGCGACTCGGCGATGTGCACCCGGGTGATCGCGGTGGCCGCCGCGGCCCTGTCGACGGCGGTGCCGGGGGCGGGGCGCGGCCCTGACGGACCGGCCCAGGCGGCGGGGTACCTCTCGCCGCCTGGGCCGCCTGTTCCGCCTGTTCCGCCTGTCAGGCCCCCACGAAGACGGCCCTGTGGTCCTCGACCCACTCCCGGTACGACCGCGCCGGCCGCCCCAACGCCTCCCGTACGTCGTCCGTGAGGTGCGCGTTGCCGCCCTCACGGGCGAACAGGAGGCCGCCCAGGACGCTCTCCACGGCCGCCGCGTCCATCCCCGAGGCCGCCAGCTGTTCGCGGATCTGGTCCGGCGAGAGGTCCAGCGTCTCCACCGGCCGTCCCACGACGGCGGCGACCTCGGCGGCCTGGTCGGACACGGTGATCGCCTCGGGCCCGGTCAGCGTGTACGTCCGGCCGGAGTGCCGGGAGGTGGTCAGCGCCTCGGCGGCCGCCTCGGACACGTCACGCGGGTCGACCACCCCCTGCCGGCCGTCTCCGGTCATGTCGGGTACGGGCCGGCCCGCCCGGACCGCTTCCGCCCAGCCCAGGGTGTTCGAGGCGAAGGACGAGGGCCGCAGGATCGTCCACTCCGAGCCGCCTGCGCGGAGTGCCTCCTCTCCCGGAAGATGCCAGGTGCCGAAGGGACCGTAGTCGGGATCACCGGTGCCGATGGAGGAGAGCTTCACGATCCGGCGGACGCCCACCGTCCGCGCTCGCCCGACCAGCCGGGCGTCCCGCCCGCTGTCGGCCGGTCCGAGTACGGCCACCAGGAACACGGCCGCCGCCCCGGCCAGCGCCGCGTCCACGGACTCCGGGTCGAGGAAGTCCCCGCGCACCACCTCCACGCCCGCCGGCACCTGCGCCTTCGCCGGGTCACGGGTCATGGCGCGCACCTTCTCGCCACGCGCCGCGAGCTGTCGTACCACTTCACTGCCGATGGTGCCCGTGGCACCCGTCACTAGGATCATGGGCTCAACGCTGACGGGCGGCCGCCCCCGGTCGCTAGGAAATTCCGGCACGGTTGTGACGCCCGCGCGAGTGTGGCGTGCGCCTACCGTGGGAGCGTGACGAATGCCCTCGCCGAGCGCGCCCCGACCGTTCCCGCCGCCTTGCGTCCCTGGATCAGCAGTATCGAGGCGGTGGGCGTCGGGGAGGAGCTGCCGGCGTCGTTCGCCCACGTGCCGGACACGGCGACGAAGTTGGTCGTACGGGTCGAGGCGGGCGGCCGTCATGACGCCCTGGTCATCGGGCCTCGCACCCGTGCCTCCTACTACACGGACGCCGACCGGCGGGTGGCATCCTGCGTCCAGATCAGCCTGCGGCCGGGCACAGTGCGCCCGTTGCTCGGCACACCGGCGG is from Streptomyces sp. NBC_01314 and encodes:
- a CDS encoding NAD(P)H-binding protein; translation: MILVTGATGTIGSEVVRQLAARGEKVRAMTRDPAKAQVPAGVEVVRGDFLDPESVDAALAGAAAVFLVAVLGPADSGRDARLVGRARTVGVRRIVKLSSIGTGDPDYGPFGTWHLPGEEALRAGGSEWTILRPSSFASNTLGWAEAVRAGRPVPDMTGDGRQGVVDPRDVSEAAAEALTTSRHSGRTYTLTGPEAITVSDQAAEVAAVVGRPVETLDLSPDQIREQLAASGMDAAAVESVLGGLLFAREGGNAHLTDDVREALGRPARSYREWVEDHRAVFVGA